One region of Eupeodes corollae chromosome 1, idEupCoro1.1, whole genome shotgun sequence genomic DNA includes:
- the LOC129942177 gene encoding homer protein homolog 2 isoform X2: MEQPIFTCQAHVFHIDPKTKRTWITASMKAVAVSFFYDSTRNLYRIISVEGSKAVINSTITPNMTFTQTSQKFGQWSDVRANTVYGLGFASEAELTKFVEKFQEVKEATKNAMAKSSANGSAAATPTTSANTSPVTSRSGIMQNDNAPMMEHTVEPPNLSNTNTQNANPDSPSHKIIQSSNINTNDIKPPSTQLVGVGDIVGGHSGGPGGGGEQQLKYENERLKMALAQSCANAKKWEIELATLKNNNIRLTSALQESTANVDEWKRQLHTYKEENIRLKREMESTRQGAAPVPGGNEIAEDLRREISLLKGRIESLEKELMNQEIELKAANRSLLDKSSEQTMAKLGELNQMFAKHLSDLLDVQKDMDKLIVPAKST; encoded by the exons at GGAACAACCAATTTTTACATGTCAAGCTCATGTCTTTCACATTGATCCAAAAACGAAAAGAACATGGATCACGGCCAGCATGAAAGCAGTGGCAGTGAGTTTCTTCTACGATTCTACACGAAATCTTTATCGAATAATAAGTGTAGAAGGAAGCAAAGCAGTTATTAATTCTACGATAACTCCCAACATGACATTTACACAAACTTCCCAGAAGTTTGGTCAATGGAGTGACGTCCGTGCTAATACAGTCTATGGGTTAGGTTTTGCATCAGAAGCAGAGCTAACAAAG TTTGTGGAAAAGTTTCAAGAAGTAAAAGAAGCTACTAAGAACGCTATGGCAAAGTCATCTGCAAATg GAAGTGCTGCAGCAACTCCAACAACATCGGCAAATACTTCACCGGTTACGTCTCGTAGTGGTATTATGCAAAATGACAATGCTCCCATGATGGAGCACACGGTGGAGCCACCAAATCTATCGAATACAAATACCCAGAATGCCAATCCCGACAGTCCTTCgcataaaataattcaaagtagCAATATTAACACGAATGATATCAAACCTCCCAGTACCCAACTTGTGGGCGTAGGCGATATTGTGGGTGGTCATAGTGGTGGTCCTGGTGGTGGAGGTGAACAGCAGTTGAAGTATGAAAACGAGAGACTTAAAATGGCCTTGGCTCAGAG TTGCGCCAATGCGAAAAAATGGGAAATTGAACTTGCTACtttgaaaaacaacaatataCGTCTAACCAGTGCACTGCAG gaATCGACAGCAAATGTGGATGAATGGAAACGACAACTTCACACTTACAAAGAAGAAAATATCCGGCTTAAACGAGAAATGGAATCCACTAGACAAGGTGCAGCACCTGTTCCAGGTGGAAACGAAATAGCCGAAGACCTTCGTAGAGAGATAAGTCTACTCAAGGGACGAATAGAGTCATTGGAAAAAGAATTAATGAATCAAGAAATCGAACTTAAGGCAGCCAATCGAAGTTTACTTGATAAAAGCAGCGAACAaact atGGCCAAACTTGGTGAGCTTAATCAAATGTTTGCTAAACATCTATCAGATCTTCTAGATGTTCAAAAAGATATGGATAAATTAATTGTACCTGCAAAGAGTACTTGA
- the LOC129942177 gene encoding homer protein homolog 2 isoform X1: MGEQPIFTCQAHVFHIDPKTKRTWITASMKAVAVSFFYDSTRNLYRIISVEGSKAVINSTITPNMTFTQTSQKFGQWSDVRANTVYGLGFASEAELTKFVEKFQEVKEATKNAMAKSSANGSAAATPTTSANTSPVTSRSGIMQNDNAPMMEHTVEPPNLSNTNTQNANPDSPSHKIIQSSNINTNDIKPPSTQLVGVGDIVGGHSGGPGGGGEQQLKYENERLKMALAQSCANAKKWEIELATLKNNNIRLTSALQESTANVDEWKRQLHTYKEENIRLKREMESTRQGAAPVPGGNEIAEDLRREISLLKGRIESLEKELMNQEIELKAANRSLLDKSSEQTMAKLGELNQMFAKHLSDLLDVQKDMDKLIVPAKST, translated from the exons ATggg GGAACAACCAATTTTTACATGTCAAGCTCATGTCTTTCACATTGATCCAAAAACGAAAAGAACATGGATCACGGCCAGCATGAAAGCAGTGGCAGTGAGTTTCTTCTACGATTCTACACGAAATCTTTATCGAATAATAAGTGTAGAAGGAAGCAAAGCAGTTATTAATTCTACGATAACTCCCAACATGACATTTACACAAACTTCCCAGAAGTTTGGTCAATGGAGTGACGTCCGTGCTAATACAGTCTATGGGTTAGGTTTTGCATCAGAAGCAGAGCTAACAAAG TTTGTGGAAAAGTTTCAAGAAGTAAAAGAAGCTACTAAGAACGCTATGGCAAAGTCATCTGCAAATg GAAGTGCTGCAGCAACTCCAACAACATCGGCAAATACTTCACCGGTTACGTCTCGTAGTGGTATTATGCAAAATGACAATGCTCCCATGATGGAGCACACGGTGGAGCCACCAAATCTATCGAATACAAATACCCAGAATGCCAATCCCGACAGTCCTTCgcataaaataattcaaagtagCAATATTAACACGAATGATATCAAACCTCCCAGTACCCAACTTGTGGGCGTAGGCGATATTGTGGGTGGTCATAGTGGTGGTCCTGGTGGTGGAGGTGAACAGCAGTTGAAGTATGAAAACGAGAGACTTAAAATGGCCTTGGCTCAGAG TTGCGCCAATGCGAAAAAATGGGAAATTGAACTTGCTACtttgaaaaacaacaatataCGTCTAACCAGTGCACTGCAG gaATCGACAGCAAATGTGGATGAATGGAAACGACAACTTCACACTTACAAAGAAGAAAATATCCGGCTTAAACGAGAAATGGAATCCACTAGACAAGGTGCAGCACCTGTTCCAGGTGGAAACGAAATAGCCGAAGACCTTCGTAGAGAGATAAGTCTACTCAAGGGACGAATAGAGTCATTGGAAAAAGAATTAATGAATCAAGAAATCGAACTTAAGGCAGCCAATCGAAGTTTACTTGATAAAAGCAGCGAACAaact atGGCCAAACTTGGTGAGCTTAATCAAATGTTTGCTAAACATCTATCAGATCTTCTAGATGTTCAAAAAGATATGGATAAATTAATTGTACCTGCAAAGAGTACTTGA
- the LOC129942176 gene encoding eukaryotic translation elongation factor 2 gives MVNFTVDEIRGLMDKKRNIRNMSVIAHVDHGKSTLTDSLVSKAGIIAGAKAGETRFTDTRKDEQERCITIKSTAISMYFEVEEKDCVFITNPDQREKDERGFLINLIDSPGHVDFSSEVTAALRVTDGALVVVDCVSGVCVQTETVLRQAIAERIKPILFMNKMDRALLELQLDAEELYQTFQRIVENVNVIIATYNDDGGPMGEVRVDPSKGSVGFGSGLHGWAFTLKQFSEMYSEKFKIDVVKLMNRLWGENFFNGKTKKWSKQKEADNKRSFCMYILDPIYKVFDAIMNYKKEEIPTLLEKIGVTLKHEDKDSDGKKLLKTVMRTWLPAGESLLQMIAIHLPSPVIAQRYRMEMLYEGPLDDEAAVAVKNCDPNGPLMMYISKMVPTTDKGRFYAFGRVFSGKVATGQKARIMGPNYVPGKKEDLYEKAIQRTILMMGRYVEAIEDVPSGNICGLVGVDQFLIKTGTISTFKDAHNMKVMKFSVSPVVRVAVEPKNPADLPKLVEGLKRLAKSDPMVQCIIEESGEHIIAGAGELHLEICLKDLEEDHACIPLKKSDPVVSYRETVFEESNQMCLSKSPNKHNRLLMRAVPMPDGLPEDIDKGDVSSKDDFKVRARYLAEKYDYDITEARKIWCFGPDGTGPNFIMDCTKSVQYLNEIKDSVVAGFQWATKEGVLADENMRGVRFNIYDVTLHADAIHRGGGQIIPTARRVLYASAITASPRLMEPVYLCEIQCPEVAVGGIYGVLNRRRGHVFEESQVVGTPMFVVKAYLPVNESFGFTADLRSNTGGQAFPQCVFDHWQVLPGDPMDIGTKPYQIVQDTRKRKGLKEGLPDVTQYLDKL, from the exons ATG GTTAACTTCACCGTAGATGAAATCCGTGGCTTGATGGACAAAAAACGGAATATCCGTAATATGTCTGTCATTGCTCACGTCGATCATGGAAAATCTACCCTGACCGATTCTTTG GTCTCCAAGGCTGGAATTATTGCCGGAGCCAAAGCTGGTGAGACTCGTTTCACCGACACGCGTAAGGACGAGCAGGAAAGATGCATCACCATCAAGTCAAC TGCCATCTCTATGTACTTCGAAGTTGAGGAGAAAGATTGCGTGTTCATCACCAATCCCGACCAACGTGAAAAGGACGAGAGGGGTTTCTTGATCAATTTGATCGATTCACCCGGTCACGTTGATTTCTCATCTGAAGTAACAGCTGCTCTCCGTGTAACTGATGGAGCTTTGGTTGTGGTGGATTGCGTTTCTGGTGTGTGTGTGCAAACCGAAACTGTCTTGCGTCAAGCCATCGCTGAACGTATTAAGCCAATTTTGTTCATGAACAAGATGGACCGTGCTCTCTTGGAATTGCAATTGGATGCCGAAGAACTTTACCAAACTTTCCAGAGGATTGTTGAAAACGTCAACGTCATCATTGCTACCTACAACGACGATGGTGGTCCAATGGGAGAGGTCCGCGTCGACCCCTCAAAGGGTTCAGTCGGTTTCGGTTCTGGTCTTCACGGATGGGCTTTTACCTTGAAACAGTTCTCCGAAATGTACTCTGAAAAATTCAAGATCGATGTCGTCAAACTAATGAACCG tCTATGGGGTGAGAACTTCTTCAACGGTAAGACCAAGAAGTGGTCCAAGCAAAAGGAAGCTGACAACAAGCGTTCTTTCTGCATGTACATCTTGGATCCAATCTACAAGGTCTTCGATGCCATCATGAATTACAAGAAGGAAGAAATTCCAACTCTTTTGGAAAAGATTGGAGTTACCTTGAAGCACGAAGACAAGGACAGTGACGGCAAGAAACTCTTGAAGACTGTCATGCGCACCTGGTTGCCAGCTGGAGAATCTTTGTTGCAAATGATAGCCATCCATTTGCCATCACCAGTTATTGCCCAACGTTACCGTATGGAGATGTTGTACGAGGGTCCACTCGATGATGAAGCAGCTGTTGCTGTTAAGAACTGTGATCCAAATGGTCCACTTATGATGTACATTTCCAAGATGGTACCCACCACCGACAAGGGTCGTTTCTACGCTTTCGGTCGTGTGTTCTCCGGTAAAGTCGCTACTGGCCAGAAGGCACGTATCATGGGACCAAACTACGTTCCCGGCAAGAAAGAAGATTTGTACGAGAAGGCCATCCAACGTACAATCTTGATGATGGGTCGTTATGTTGAAGCCATTGAAGATGTTCCATCTGGTAACATTTGCGGTTTGGTAGGTGTTGATCAGTTCTTGATTAAGACCGGAACCATCAGTACCTTCAAGGATGCCCACAACATGAAG gTTATGAAATTCTCTGTATCACCTGTCGTGCGTGTCGCTGTCGAGCCCAAGAACCCAGCTGATTTGCCTAAACTTGTTGAAGGTCTTAAGCGTTTGGCTAAATCCGATCCTATGGTACAATGTATCATTGAAGAATCTGGAGAGCACATCATTGCTGGTGCCGGAGAATTGCAtttggaaatttgtttgaagGATCTTGAAGAAGATCACGCTTGCATTCCTTTGAAAAAGTCCGACCCCGTTGTGTCGTACCGTGAAACTGTCTTCGAAGAGTCTAACCAAATGTGTTTGTCAAAATCTCCAAACAAGCACAACCGTCTGCTTATGAGGGCTGTTCCTATGCCTGATGGACTCCCAGAAGATATCGACAAGGGTGATGTCAGCTCAAAGGACGATTTCAAGGTCCGTGCTCGTTACTTGGCCGAGAAATACGATTACGATATTACAGAAGCCCGTAAGATCTGGTGCTTCGGTCCAGACGGTACTGGTCCAAATTTCATCATGGACTGCACCAAGTCTGTTCAATACTTGAACGAAATCAAGGATTCCGTTGTAGCTGGTTTCCAATGGGCGACAAAGGAAGGTGTTTTGGCTGATGAAAACATGCGAG gtGTCCGTTTCAACATTTATGATGTTACCTTGCACGCTGATGCTATCCATCGTGGTGGTGGCCAGATCATTCCAACTGCTCGTCGTGTCTTGTACGCTTCAGCAATTACAGCTTCACCACGTTTGATGGAGCCTGTGTACTTGTGTGAAATCCAATGTCCAGAAGTGGCCGTCGGTGGTATCTACGGTGTGTTGAACAGACGTCGTGGTCACGTCTTCGAAGAAAGTCAAGTCGTTGGTACCCCAATGTTCGTTGTCAAAGCTTATTTGCCTGTAAACGAATCATTCGGTTTCACTGCTGATTTGCGTTCAAATACCGGTGGACAAGCCTTCCCACAGTGCGTGTTCGACCATTGGCAAGTCCTCCCCGGTGACCCAATGGACATCGGTACCAAGCCATACCAAATCGTGCAGGACACACGTAAACGTAAGGGTCTTAAGGAAGGTCTCCCAGATGTTACTCAATACCTAGACAAATTGTAA
- the LOC129939429 gene encoding UPF0430 protein CG31712 isoform X1, with translation MGKSRSRSRTPAKRRHHKSKHKRKSKSRDRSERSSHSHSRHRDRSRERNSNKINRKRSLSVSSSESYASSAEEKRRQRKKGRSKKLDEVERLAEMERQRRQKEAEQKQKDNLYLVNHPSRLRIIEEEAAKRIELLVKKRVEEELEKRKEEIEREVIRRVEAAKKDMEQEMMLELEKRREQIREEEKRREEEEKQKRDELEQILAENNRKIEEAQRKLAEERLAIIEEQRLMDEERQKMRKEQEKRVKEEQKVILGKNNSRPKLSFSLKPGAS, from the exons ATGGGCAAATCAAGATCTAGGTCGCGAACACCAGCGAAACGACGGCACCATAAAAGTAAACACAAACGCAAAAGTAAATCTCGAGATAGATCTGAACGTAGTTCGCATTCTCATAGTCGACACAGAGATAGAAGCCGtgaaagaaattcaaataaaataaa caGAAAACGCTCCTTGTCGGTTTCATCTTCAGAAAGTTATGCATCAAGTGCAGAGGAAAAACGTCGTCAGAGAAAAAAGGGACGCAGCAAGAAGTTGGATGAAGTCGAGAGACTTGCCGAAATGGAGCGACAGAGAAGGCAAAAGGAGGCTGAGCAAAAG cAGAAAGACAATTTATATTTGGTCAACCATCCAAGTCGTTTAAGG ataataGAAGAAGAAGCAGCCAAAAGAATAGAATTGTTAGTCAAAAAACGTGTTGAAGAGGAGCTAGAAAAGCGAAAAGAAGAAATCGAAAGAGAGGTTATTAGACGCGTTGAAGCGGCCAAAAAAGATATGGAACAGGAAATGATGCTTGAATTGGAAAAGCGAAGAGAACAAATtcgagaagaagaaaaacgtcGTGAG gaaGAAGAAAAGCAGAAGAGGGACGAATTAGAGCAAATACTTGCTGAAAATAATCGGAAAATCGAAGAAGCTCAGCGAAAATTG GCTGAGGAAAGATTGGCAATAATTGAAGAACAACGGCTTATGGACGAAGAAAGGCAAAAAATGCGTAAGGAACAAGAGAAACGTGTAAAAGAAGAGCAAAAAGTCATATTGGGAAAAAACAATTCTCGGCCTAAATTATCGTTTTCATTAAAACCTGGTGCTTCAtga
- the LOC129939429 gene encoding UPF0430 protein CG31712 isoform X2, with protein MGKSRSRSRTPAKRRHHKSKHKRKSKSRDRSERSSHSHSRHRDRSRERNSNKIKKRSLSVSSSESYASSAEEKRRQRKKGRSKKLDEVERLAEMERQRRQKEAEQKQKDNLYLVNHPSRLRIIEEEAAKRIELLVKKRVEEELEKRKEEIEREVIRRVEAAKKDMEQEMMLELEKRREQIREEEKRREEEEKQKRDELEQILAENNRKIEEAQRKLAEERLAIIEEQRLMDEERQKMRKEQEKRVKEEQKVILGKNNSRPKLSFSLKPGAS; from the exons ATGGGCAAATCAAGATCTAGGTCGCGAACACCAGCGAAACGACGGCACCATAAAAGTAAACACAAACGCAAAAGTAAATCTCGAGATAGATCTGAACGTAGTTCGCATTCTCATAGTCGACACAGAGATAGAAGCCGtgaaagaaattcaaataaaataaa AAAACGCTCCTTGTCGGTTTCATCTTCAGAAAGTTATGCATCAAGTGCAGAGGAAAAACGTCGTCAGAGAAAAAAGGGACGCAGCAAGAAGTTGGATGAAGTCGAGAGACTTGCCGAAATGGAGCGACAGAGAAGGCAAAAGGAGGCTGAGCAAAAG cAGAAAGACAATTTATATTTGGTCAACCATCCAAGTCGTTTAAGG ataataGAAGAAGAAGCAGCCAAAAGAATAGAATTGTTAGTCAAAAAACGTGTTGAAGAGGAGCTAGAAAAGCGAAAAGAAGAAATCGAAAGAGAGGTTATTAGACGCGTTGAAGCGGCCAAAAAAGATATGGAACAGGAAATGATGCTTGAATTGGAAAAGCGAAGAGAACAAATtcgagaagaagaaaaacgtcGTGAG gaaGAAGAAAAGCAGAAGAGGGACGAATTAGAGCAAATACTTGCTGAAAATAATCGGAAAATCGAAGAAGCTCAGCGAAAATTG GCTGAGGAAAGATTGGCAATAATTGAAGAACAACGGCTTATGGACGAAGAAAGGCAAAAAATGCGTAAGGAACAAGAGAAACGTGTAAAAGAAGAGCAAAAAGTCATATTGGGAAAAAACAATTCTCGGCCTAAATTATCGTTTTCATTAAAACCTGGTGCTTCAtga
- the LOC129939429 gene encoding UPF0430 protein CG31712 isoform X4: MGKSRSRSRTPAKRRHHKSKHKRKSKSRDRSERSSHSHSRHRDRSRERNSNKIKKRSLSVSSSESYASSAEEKRRQRKKGRSKKLDEVERLAEMERQRRQKEAEQKIIEEEAAKRIELLVKKRVEEELEKRKEEIEREVIRRVEAAKKDMEQEMMLELEKRREQIREEEKRREEEEKQKRDELEQILAENNRKIEEAQRKLAEERLAIIEEQRLMDEERQKMRKEQEKRVKEEQKVILGKNNSRPKLSFSLKPGAS; the protein is encoded by the exons ATGGGCAAATCAAGATCTAGGTCGCGAACACCAGCGAAACGACGGCACCATAAAAGTAAACACAAACGCAAAAGTAAATCTCGAGATAGATCTGAACGTAGTTCGCATTCTCATAGTCGACACAGAGATAGAAGCCGtgaaagaaattcaaataaaataaa AAAACGCTCCTTGTCGGTTTCATCTTCAGAAAGTTATGCATCAAGTGCAGAGGAAAAACGTCGTCAGAGAAAAAAGGGACGCAGCAAGAAGTTGGATGAAGTCGAGAGACTTGCCGAAATGGAGCGACAGAGAAGGCAAAAGGAGGCTGAGCAAAAG ataataGAAGAAGAAGCAGCCAAAAGAATAGAATTGTTAGTCAAAAAACGTGTTGAAGAGGAGCTAGAAAAGCGAAAAGAAGAAATCGAAAGAGAGGTTATTAGACGCGTTGAAGCGGCCAAAAAAGATATGGAACAGGAAATGATGCTTGAATTGGAAAAGCGAAGAGAACAAATtcgagaagaagaaaaacgtcGTGAG gaaGAAGAAAAGCAGAAGAGGGACGAATTAGAGCAAATACTTGCTGAAAATAATCGGAAAATCGAAGAAGCTCAGCGAAAATTG GCTGAGGAAAGATTGGCAATAATTGAAGAACAACGGCTTATGGACGAAGAAAGGCAAAAAATGCGTAAGGAACAAGAGAAACGTGTAAAAGAAGAGCAAAAAGTCATATTGGGAAAAAACAATTCTCGGCCTAAATTATCGTTTTCATTAAAACCTGGTGCTTCAtga
- the LOC129939429 gene encoding UPF0430 protein CG31712 isoform X3, with protein MGKSRSRSRTPAKRRHHKSKHKRKSKSRDRSERSSHSHSRHRDRSRERNSNKINRKRSLSVSSSESYASSAEEKRRQRKKGRSKKLDEVERLAEMERQRRQKEAEQKIIEEEAAKRIELLVKKRVEEELEKRKEEIEREVIRRVEAAKKDMEQEMMLELEKRREQIREEEKRREEEEKQKRDELEQILAENNRKIEEAQRKLAEERLAIIEEQRLMDEERQKMRKEQEKRVKEEQKVILGKNNSRPKLSFSLKPGAS; from the exons ATGGGCAAATCAAGATCTAGGTCGCGAACACCAGCGAAACGACGGCACCATAAAAGTAAACACAAACGCAAAAGTAAATCTCGAGATAGATCTGAACGTAGTTCGCATTCTCATAGTCGACACAGAGATAGAAGCCGtgaaagaaattcaaataaaataaa caGAAAACGCTCCTTGTCGGTTTCATCTTCAGAAAGTTATGCATCAAGTGCAGAGGAAAAACGTCGTCAGAGAAAAAAGGGACGCAGCAAGAAGTTGGATGAAGTCGAGAGACTTGCCGAAATGGAGCGACAGAGAAGGCAAAAGGAGGCTGAGCAAAAG ataataGAAGAAGAAGCAGCCAAAAGAATAGAATTGTTAGTCAAAAAACGTGTTGAAGAGGAGCTAGAAAAGCGAAAAGAAGAAATCGAAAGAGAGGTTATTAGACGCGTTGAAGCGGCCAAAAAAGATATGGAACAGGAAATGATGCTTGAATTGGAAAAGCGAAGAGAACAAATtcgagaagaagaaaaacgtcGTGAG gaaGAAGAAAAGCAGAAGAGGGACGAATTAGAGCAAATACTTGCTGAAAATAATCGGAAAATCGAAGAAGCTCAGCGAAAATTG GCTGAGGAAAGATTGGCAATAATTGAAGAACAACGGCTTATGGACGAAGAAAGGCAAAAAATGCGTAAGGAACAAGAGAAACGTGTAAAAGAAGAGCAAAAAGTCATATTGGGAAAAAACAATTCTCGGCCTAAATTATCGTTTTCATTAAAACCTGGTGCTTCAtga